The following DNA comes from Candidatus Margulisiibacteriota bacterium.
CATTAATCGGTGTAATCGGCTTTTTAGGCTGAGGAGGTTGATTCCTCGAAATGCTTGCCTGTGTGGTGAGTACAGGTTTGTTGGTTAAAATATTTATCATATCAGAGGAGAAATGTTCGGTAACTTTTCCTCCTTGTTTCTTGATAGCATCGAACCAGATTGCGCATAATTCTTCAAGAAAATCAGGATCACATGCTAGGTTAAAAGATTGTGATATTATTTGTTCCCAGCCCTGCTTAATACCGTTTAGGTCTAAAGACGAAGGTATCGGAACATTATATCCGCTATCGTTAAGAGAAATGTAGGCAACAAGGAAAGCAAGTGAGTTTTCGTTGTATAAATACTCTTTTACTTTATCAAGTTCTGTTGCCATAACATTTATTCTATAAAAAATTTAAAGAAAAGTCTAACAAAGCAGGAATTATGACTCTTTGTATTTTAAAAACTTAAGGTCTGTGATCGTTGCTTCAGCCGTTTTTCCTGGGCTGGAATTAATATCCTCTCCATTTTCAAAGAATATTTCATCCTTCTTTAATGTCTGGAACCGTAAGTAATTTAATCTTTTTTTAATTAACATTTAACGGTATAATTCCATGATAAATAATGAAGCAATTATAGCTGAAACATTAAATGAGGAGGCAATTAATGACAGACATTAAATATAATAATTTAAATGAGGCAGAATCCTTTGGAAGGCTTAAAGACGTTGTGTTATCTGCAAGGATTGAATTAAAAGATGAATTGACTGCAGAAAAGATATCGAAAAGTGTTGTTAATATCGGGGATTTAATGACGTATAATTATGCAGCGAAGGCAGTAAATACTAAGATACTTAGTGCAATGCAGAAGCTAGCGGATGAGCAGCAGGTTATCGACAAGTATAAAGTATTATTGAACGGTGAAGTTATTAACACCGGAGAAAAAAGAAAAGTATTGCACCAATTGACCAGGGGGCAGCTTGGTAACGATGTTTTTGAAGGTGCTGCAAATTTGAGGGACTTCTACGTTGAGCAACAGAATAAGATTTATGAGTTTGCTCGCAAGGTACATTCAGGAGAGATCAAAGGCTCGACTGGAAAACCTTTTGACACGGTAGTGCAGATTGGAATCGGCGGATCGGATCTTGGACCTCGAGCCCTTTACATGGCATTAAAAAATTACGTCGAGGATACAAAAGGGAAACAGCCAATGAAATCTTATTTTGTTTCCAATGTCGATCCGGATGACGCTAATGAAGTATTACGTGTACTTAATTTTGAAACGACCTTATTCATTCTTGTTTCCAAAAGCGGGACAACCCAGGAGACATTAACAAATGAAGTCCTTGTTCGGGAAAAAGTTACAAAAGCAAACATTCCTGGAATGGATGTTCGTAAGCATTTTGTAGCAATAACAAGTGAGACAAGTCCTCTGGCAAAATCTTCCGATTTTCTGACGTCATTTTTTATCAATGATTTCATCGGGGGAAGGTTTTCAAGTACAAGTGCCGTGGGAGGGGCTATATTGACCTTAGCCTTCGGCCAGGATATTTTTGGCCGACTGTTAAAGGGAGCTCATGCCTCTGATAAAAATGCCCTTAATCCCGATATCCTTAAGAATGCCTCACTACTTGATGCATTAATAGGTGTTTGTGAACGGAATATTCTTGATTATCAGACAACGGCAATCCTTCCTTATAGCCAGGCCTTAAGCAGGTTCCCGGCACATCTTCAGCAACTCGATATGGAGAGCAATGGTAAATCCGTAAATAGGAATGCAAAACCGATAGATTATAAGACCGGCCCAATAATATTTGGCGAGCCTGGGACTAATGGTCAGCATTCCTTTTATCAATTACTTCATCAGGGGACTGATGTCATCCCTTTACAGTTTATCGGTTTTAAGCACCCTCAAATCAGTGCTGATTTTGAGTTCGACAACTCTACCAGCCAAATGAAACTAAATGCAAATATGGTGGCTCAAATCGTTGCATTTGCAAAAGGCAAATCAGCCAGTGATCCGAATAAAACATTTAGTGGAAATCGTCCTTCAAGCTTGTTATTTGCTGATAAGTTGACGCCTGAAGTTCTTGGAGCTATCTTGGCCCACTTTGAAAACAAAGTTATGTTTCAAGGGTTTATTTGGAATGTTAACTCATTTGACCAGGAAGGCGTGCAATTAGGAAAAGTGTTAACAGGTCAGGTTCTTAGAGGTGGCAGCGATTTGGATCCTGCTCTTGCGTGTTTCGCTCAGATGATGGGACTCTAGCATTTCTCGTTATTATTTAAATTAATTTTAGTTGCGCGGGTTTTTTTTAAACCCGCGCCGTTGCTAGTGATGTTAGGTTTTTCAATGTCATTTATGATATAATTCCAGATAATTCTATTGATTTGGTCGAGAATTAATTTTTATAATTTGTAGGGCAGTTCTCGAACGGCTCTTTATATGAAATAGGAGAGGTGTTCATAGTTGTTTCCTTTTTTTACAAAACAAAAAAACTTGCATGACAATATATTGAAATATTTAGCAGAAGTTCTGAATAGTACAGATCTTTTTGCCACATTAATGGGGTCCTATGTTGATAACGGCTTCACTGATGAATTTCATGATCAAGCAAAACTAGTGCATAAATCCGAATCAAAAGCCGACGATATTCGCTATCTCATAGAAAAAGATATGTACCAACATTCGCTTCTTCCAGATTCGAGAAGTGATATCTTTGTTATAATCGAAGAATTAGACAGGATTCCTGGAATTTACGAAAAAACTATAGAATACCTTTTAATCAGAAAGTTGATAATACCTCAAGAGATCAAAGTGAATATTTTGTTGTTACTGGAAACAGCATTGGCAACATCGAGAGAGATCATTAAAGGGACCGAACAGATGTTCACAAAACCGAAAGTTGTTCCTGAACATGTTAGAACTGTTGATACCTTAGAAAGTAAATGCGATAGGTTGGAACACCATCTATTAAAAAAGATATTCGATATGGATATAGATGATCTCAGCAAAGAACGATTATCCCGAATTGTAGAGCTAATTGCAGATATTTCCGATCAGGCTGAAAATGTTGGCAATAGATTGTCAATTGCTGCAGTTAAGAGGATTATGTAAATGTATTGGTTAATAAGCGCACTATTTTTAGGGTGGGCTATGGGTACAAACGATGCTGCTAATGTTTTTGGTAACGCCGTGTCTTCACGGATGTTAACCTTTCGACGGGCAACAATCTTAGCGGCTGTTTTTGTTATCCTTGGTGCTGTTTTGAGAGGAGATAATGGAATTGAAACGCTTTCTTCTCTATCCTCCCAGACAATTAAAACTGCTGCGCTGGTTAGTATCTCGGCTGCAATAACCGTGACCTTAATGAGCATTATTAAAATGCCTATTTCTACTTCTCAATCTGTTGTCGGGGCTATTATTGGGCATTCGTTAATAACTGGCGATCTCAATACCCAGGTACTTACCAAAGTGGTTTTGGGGTGGATTGGTACTCCGATTGGTGCATTTTTTTTAGCGATAGCTTTATATTATATAATTAGATACTTTGTTGAGAAGTATAACTACAATTTTATTTATCTTGACGGCTGGATCCGTTTTGGATTTATTATTATCGGGTGTTATGGTTCTTATGCCTTAGGTGCTAACAATGTGGCAAATGCTGTCGGCATATACAAAGGCTTGATACCGCAATTGAATGATTATAGCCTGGCACTTATCGGGGGGATAAGTATAGCGCTTGGTATCCTTACTTTTTCAAAGCCGGTAATGTTAACCGTAGGAAAAAACTTGGTTGAAATGAATTCGATAACCTCTTTAGTAGCAGTTTTAACCTGTGCCTTAACCGTGCATTTTTATGCTATTATTGGGGTTCCTGTTTCTTCTTCTCAAGCCATCATTGGAGCTGTGCTCGGAATGGGCATGATAAAAAAAATGGCTACCCTTAAATGGACGTTGCTTATGAACATTGTGTTAGCTTGGCTAATAACGCCATTATTAGCAGCAACCATATCTTATATAATAAATTACCTATTTCTGTAAGTTACTAAGTAACTTACAGAAATAGGTGGTCATGATTAATTTTAAAGTTTTTGAAATTGATCTTTCGTAACTCCACATACCGGGCATACCCAGTCATCAGAAAGTGATTCGAAAGGAACGTTATCATTTTCTGCCGGATCATATACATACCCACAAACGAGACATTCATATTTATCCATAATTTTTGTCCTCCTCTTGTTTTTTTGTACTAATAGTTTTCAGAAAATGCTTCAAAGTATGATTGTGGATGCGCGCAGCCTGGACAAAGAACAGGTGCTGAATTTCCTATTGCGTGATATCCACAATTTCGACATTTCCACTCGATAGATATAACTTTTGAGAATATGGTACCTGATTCGATATTATTCACTAATTTGAGATAACGTTTTTCGTGTTCTTTCTCTACTAGTGCGATATGCTCGAATTGCAGTGCAATTTCCGGGAACCCTTCTTCTTTGGCTGTCTTTGCTGCTGCTACATAGAGGTGTGTCCA
Coding sequences within:
- a CDS encoding glucose-6-phosphate isomerase, with the translated sequence MTDIKYNNLNEAESFGRLKDVVLSARIELKDELTAEKISKSVVNIGDLMTYNYAAKAVNTKILSAMQKLADEQQVIDKYKVLLNGEVINTGEKRKVLHQLTRGQLGNDVFEGAANLRDFYVEQQNKIYEFARKVHSGEIKGSTGKPFDTVVQIGIGGSDLGPRALYMALKNYVEDTKGKQPMKSYFVSNVDPDDANEVLRVLNFETTLFILVSKSGTTQETLTNEVLVREKVTKANIPGMDVRKHFVAITSETSPLAKSSDFLTSFFINDFIGGRFSSTSAVGGAILTLAFGQDIFGRLLKGAHASDKNALNPDILKNASLLDALIGVCERNILDYQTTAILPYSQALSRFPAHLQQLDMESNGKSVNRNAKPIDYKTGPIIFGEPGTNGQHSFYQLLHQGTDVIPLQFIGFKHPQISADFEFDNSTSQMKLNANMVAQIVAFAKGKSASDPNKTFSGNRPSSLLFADKLTPEVLGAILAHFENKVMFQGFIWNVNSFDQEGVQLGKVLTGQVLRGGSDLDPALACFAQMMGL
- a CDS encoding inorganic phosphate transporter, which produces MYWLISALFLGWAMGTNDAANVFGNAVSSRMLTFRRATILAAVFVILGAVLRGDNGIETLSSLSSQTIKTAALVSISAAITVTLMSIIKMPISTSQSVVGAIIGHSLITGDLNTQVLTKVVLGWIGTPIGAFFLAIALYYIIRYFVEKYNYNFIYLDGWIRFGFIIIGCYGSYALGANNVANAVGIYKGLIPQLNDYSLALIGGISIALGILTFSKPVMLTVGKNLVEMNSITSLVAVLTCALTVHFYAIIGVPVSSSQAIIGAVLGMGMIKKMATLKWTLLMNIVLAWLITPLLAATISYIINYLFL
- a CDS encoding rubredoxin; translation: MDKYECLVCGYVYDPAENDNVPFESLSDDWVCPVCGVTKDQFQKL